One genomic region from Pseudomonas hormoni encodes:
- a CDS encoding sel1 repeat family protein, giving the protein MFLRLKARAGYWLARRLFHWSWFVRQPRGWSWLEGQFARMANLGDVGAQSFYGHILAFRGVGLGAREEGVRLLRLAALAGDGKAAYQVGVICLAGTASKAPDPVEAARFWRIAVQAGHPLAEIKLKGLLSNSSSQ; this is encoded by the coding sequence GTGTTTTTGCGACTCAAGGCGCGGGCTGGTTACTGGCTGGCCCGTCGGCTTTTTCACTGGTCGTGGTTCGTCCGCCAACCCCGTGGCTGGAGTTGGCTCGAAGGCCAGTTTGCCCGCATGGCCAACTTGGGTGACGTCGGCGCTCAAAGCTTCTATGGCCACATTCTGGCCTTTCGCGGCGTTGGCTTGGGGGCTCGTGAGGAAGGTGTCCGATTGTTGCGCCTGGCGGCGTTGGCGGGGGATGGCAAAGCGGCGTATCAGGTGGGTGTGATCTGCCTGGCCGGGACGGCGAGCAAGGCGCCGGATCCGGTGGAAGCAGCGCGGTTTTGGCGGATTGCGGTGCAGGCTGGGCATCCGTTGGCTGAGATTAAGTTGAAGGGATTGCTGAGCAATAGTTCTTCTCAGTGA
- a CDS encoding catalase family protein gives MLARFWLWLGRLLGKTLLILLCIGLLGWALVTAWYAWQHRGPVSALEQIPDGEAAMTRDVIQTAVRIVDQHRESTRYLRDAHAKAHGCVKAEVQVLPELAQDLRRGVFSEPGKRWQATMRLSNGNAYPQFDNIRDARGMAIKLLDVPGKPLLGDRQGQHEQDFVMFSHPNFFVSDVAEYRQNVAAQADGKKVMAFFPGWDPRTWQVRHLFIALATLSPPPESPTRTTYFSVSPYKFGEANAKFRVMPDSDSCPAYTLPKQNQDLPNFLRNALTQQLSTDRVPVCFVLQIQRQDANRFMPIEDTSIEWREQDAPFETVARITLPPQDFDTPAQNLQCDNLSFNPWFGLEAHRPIGGINRLRKAVYEAVSDYRHSRNAEQ, from the coding sequence ATGCTCGCCCGGTTCTGGTTATGGCTGGGTCGCCTGCTCGGCAAAACCCTGCTGATTCTGCTGTGCATCGGCCTGCTCGGCTGGGCACTGGTCACTGCCTGGTATGCCTGGCAGCACCGCGGCCCGGTCTCGGCACTGGAGCAGATTCCGGACGGCGAAGCCGCCATGACCCGGGATGTGATTCAGACCGCCGTGCGCATTGTCGATCAACACCGTGAAAGTACCCGCTATCTGCGCGACGCCCATGCCAAGGCCCATGGCTGCGTGAAGGCCGAGGTGCAGGTGTTGCCGGAACTGGCGCAGGACCTGCGCCGCGGGGTCTTCAGCGAACCGGGCAAGCGCTGGCAGGCGACCATGCGCCTGTCCAACGGCAACGCTTATCCGCAGTTCGACAACATTCGGGATGCCCGGGGCATGGCGATCAAACTGTTGGATGTGCCGGGCAAGCCGCTACTCGGCGACCGGCAAGGGCAACACGAGCAGGACTTTGTGATGTTCAGCCATCCGAACTTCTTTGTCAGTGATGTCGCCGAGTACCGTCAGAATGTCGCGGCTCAGGCTGACGGAAAAAAGGTCATGGCGTTTTTTCCTGGCTGGGATCCGCGCACCTGGCAGGTCCGTCATTTGTTCATCGCCCTGGCGACACTGTCCCCGCCGCCGGAAAGCCCGACACGCACCACCTATTTTTCGGTATCGCCGTATAAATTCGGCGAGGCCAATGCCAAGTTCCGGGTGATGCCGGATTCGGACAGCTGCCCGGCCTACACCTTGCCCAAGCAGAACCAGGATCTGCCGAACTTCCTGCGTAACGCCTTGACTCAACAGTTGTCCACGGATCGGGTGCCGGTGTGTTTTGTATTGCAGATCCAGCGCCAGGATGCGAACAGGTTCATGCCGATCGAAGACACCAGCATCGAGTGGCGCGAGCAGGATGCGCCTTTCGAAACCGTAGCCCGGATCACCCTGCCCCCTCAGGACTTCGACACCCCGGCGCAGAATCTGCAATGCGACAACCTGTCGTTCAACCCGTGGTTCGGTCTGGAGGCTCATCGGCCCATTGGCGGTATCAATCGGCTGCGCAAAGCCGTGTACGAAGCGGTAAGCGACTACCGGCACAGTCGAAACGCTGAGCAGTAA
- a CDS encoding YkvA family protein: MKAPWNFARFLPLAGRLLARGRLPTLLFAVASKGASQGNRLGKLKEDLRLLQALCLAYWRGEYRAISPKALISVVAGLMYFLSPVDAIPDFIPVFGMLDDIAVLAWLMKVLDDELNAFRAWRNRQLPEKLAVVERLPDTPEQLQLQGPKKN, from the coding sequence ATGAAAGCACCTTGGAATTTCGCTCGTTTCCTGCCACTGGCCGGGCGCCTGCTCGCCCGTGGACGATTGCCGACGCTGTTGTTCGCGGTGGCTAGCAAAGGCGCCAGCCAAGGCAACCGATTGGGCAAGCTCAAAGAGGACCTGCGCCTGTTGCAGGCTTTGTGCCTGGCGTACTGGCGCGGCGAATACCGGGCCATCAGCCCGAAAGCGCTGATCTCGGTGGTGGCAGGCCTGATGTACTTCCTGAGCCCGGTGGATGCGATTCCGGATTTCATCCCGGTGTTCGGCATGCTTGATGACATCGCCGTGCTCGCCTGGCTGATGAAAGTCCTCGATGACGAACTCAACGCTTTCCGCGCCTGGCGCAACCGCCAGTTGCCGGAGAAACTCGCGGTGGTCGAGCGACTGCCCGATACCCCTGAGCAACTTCAGCTTCAGGGCCCCAAAAAAAACTGA
- the rdgC gene encoding recombination-associated protein RdgC gives MWFKNLLIYRLTQDLPFDAEALETALATKLARPCASQELTTYGFVAPFGKGEDAPLVHVSGDFLLISARKEERILPGSVVRDAVKEKVEEIEAEQMRKVYKKERDQIKDEIIQAFLPRAFIRRSSTFAAIAPKQGLILVNSASPKRAEDLLSTLREVIGTLPVRPLTVKMSPTATMTEWVTTQKAADDFFVLDECELRDTHEDGGIVRCKRQDLTSEEIQLHLSTGKVVTQLSLAWQDKLSFVLDDKMVVKRLKFEDLLQDQAEQDGGEEALGQLDASFTLMMLTFGDFLPALVEALGGEETPQGI, from the coding sequence ATGTGGTTCAAAAACCTGCTTATCTATCGCCTGACCCAAGATCTGCCTTTTGATGCCGAGGCGTTGGAAACTGCACTGGCCACCAAACTGGCGCGTCCCTGTGCAAGCCAGGAGTTGACCACCTACGGTTTCGTCGCGCCCTTCGGCAAGGGCGAAGATGCACCTCTGGTACACGTCAGCGGCGACTTCCTGCTGATCTCCGCGCGTAAAGAGGAACGCATCCTGCCGGGCAGCGTCGTGCGCGACGCCGTGAAGGAAAAGGTCGAAGAGATCGAAGCCGAACAAATGCGCAAGGTCTACAAAAAGGAACGCGACCAGATCAAGGATGAAATCATCCAGGCCTTCCTGCCTCGCGCCTTTATCCGTCGCTCGTCGACCTTCGCAGCGATCGCGCCGAAACAAGGCCTGATCCTGGTCAACTCGGCCAGCCCGAAACGCGCCGAAGACCTGCTCTCTACTCTGCGTGAAGTGATCGGCACGCTGCCGGTACGTCCGCTGACCGTCAAGATGTCGCCCACCGCCACCATGACTGAATGGGTCACGACCCAGAAAGCCGCGGACGATTTTTTCGTGCTGGACGAGTGCGAACTGCGCGACACCCATGAAGACGGCGGCATCGTGCGCTGCAAGCGTCAGGACCTGACCAGCGAAGAAATCCAGCTGCACCTGAGCACTGGCAAAGTGGTCACTCAGCTGTCGCTCGCGTGGCAGGACAAACTGTCTTTCGTCCTCGACGACAAGATGGTGGTCAAGCGCCTGAAGTTCGAGGATCTGCTGCAGGATCAGGCGGAACAGGACGGTGGCGAAGAGGCCCTGGGCCAGCTGGATGCCAGTTTCACCCTGATGATGCTGACCTTCGGTGACTTCCTGCCGGCGCTGGTTGAAGCGTTGGGTGGTGAAGAGACCCCGCAAGGTATTTAA
- a CDS encoding helix-turn-helix domain-containing protein: protein MDIQIITREGEPEYAVLPWAQYQALLKAAGINERPAPDAPVRHAAAPDQILPGLDQLRSLREGKGIAIEALARTVGISPSYLALIESGERQPDAAIRRSLAWELTVPGWRDES from the coding sequence ATGGATATTCAGATAATCACACGCGAAGGCGAGCCCGAATATGCGGTTCTGCCGTGGGCTCAGTATCAGGCTCTACTGAAAGCAGCAGGCATCAATGAGCGACCGGCACCCGACGCGCCAGTGCGTCACGCCGCAGCACCAGACCAGATACTTCCAGGTCTGGATCAACTACGCAGTTTGCGCGAAGGGAAGGGCATCGCCATCGAGGCGCTCGCCCGCACGGTAGGCATCAGCCCGTCTTATCTGGCCTTGATCGAAAGTGGCGAGCGTCAACCCGACGCTGCGATTCGCCGCAGCCTGGCCTGGGAATTGACGGTGCCAGGGTGGAGGGATGAATCGTGA
- a CDS encoding di-heme-cytochrome C peroxidase produces MRLFYRLLVLIVMLLGVCLAVILYYVANPKLPTWTPAQQVHYLEQWSATDRQTYYFTPQGTQVKGLRYDWFNALELPFSQQRFAAPEYLARFGFLVDPGQKATSNNPGNLPVGFARHQNPGSPDQFLDITCAACHTGELRFNGQAIRIDGGSAQHVLPSSVPTLRGGSFGQALVASLTSTYYNPWKFERFARNVLGQDYDTRHQQLRKDFKTSLDTFLKVAWNDTHRGLYPTEEGPGRTDAFGRIANASFGDAISPANYRVANAPVDYPQLWDMWTFDWVQWNGSAQQPMARNIGEALGVGATLNFFDSNGQPLKGDSRYPSSVRVRDLHQIEETLQRLKPPAWPEDLLGAIDKPLAAKGRALFAENCAACHVPRVTQEGERWVQHLHMLPVDVIGTDPTAANNIASHRFDLTALQWDPAELAQMDVKLHPEPEEPLDLSQLSVAKGLAYVTAFVENRAYREAKVTAAEKPQLDGFGLPIGVREKVAYKARPLAGVWATAPFLHNGSVPSIYQLLSPQDERATTFYKGTFDYDPRHLGYRTEAFTNAFLFDTRMTGNHNSGHEFRAGERGNGVIGRLLQPEERWALLEYLKVLGGPMEAQLP; encoded by the coding sequence TTGCGCCTCTTTTATCGCTTGCTGGTTCTGATCGTTATGTTGCTGGGCGTGTGCCTGGCCGTGATTTTGTATTACGTCGCCAACCCGAAACTGCCGACCTGGACGCCTGCGCAGCAGGTGCATTACCTGGAGCAGTGGAGCGCGACTGACCGCCAGACCTACTACTTCACGCCCCAAGGCACTCAAGTCAAAGGCTTGCGCTACGACTGGTTCAACGCGCTCGAACTGCCTTTTTCGCAACAGCGATTTGCCGCTCCGGAGTACCTCGCACGCTTCGGTTTTCTGGTCGATCCCGGGCAGAAAGCCACGTCCAACAACCCCGGTAACCTGCCCGTGGGCTTCGCCCGTCATCAAAACCCTGGCAGCCCGGATCAGTTTCTGGACATCACCTGCGCCGCCTGCCACACCGGCGAGTTGCGCTTCAACGGCCAGGCCATACGCATTGACGGAGGTTCGGCGCAACACGTTCTGCCCTCCAGCGTTCCTACACTCCGCGGTGGCAGCTTCGGACAAGCATTGGTAGCCAGTCTGACCTCGACTTACTACAACCCGTGGAAATTCGAACGTTTCGCCCGCAACGTGCTGGGTCAGGACTACGACACCCGGCATCAACAACTGCGTAAAGACTTCAAGACCTCTCTCGATACCTTTCTGAAAGTGGCCTGGAACGACACTCATCGCGGGCTCTACCCGACCGAAGAAGGTCCCGGCCGCACCGACGCGTTCGGGCGCATTGCCAACGCCAGTTTCGGTGACGCGATTTCCCCGGCCAACTACCGAGTAGCCAACGCTCCGGTCGACTACCCGCAACTGTGGGACATGTGGACCTTCGATTGGGTGCAGTGGAACGGTTCGGCACAGCAGCCGATGGCTCGCAATATCGGTGAGGCCCTGGGGGTGGGCGCCACGCTGAACTTCTTCGACAGCAACGGGCAGCCACTCAAGGGCGACAGTCGCTATCCGTCCAGCGTCCGGGTGCGCGATTTACACCAGATCGAGGAAACCCTGCAGCGACTCAAACCGCCGGCCTGGCCGGAAGATCTGCTGGGTGCCATCGACAAACCACTGGCGGCCAAGGGGCGTGCGCTGTTTGCGGAAAACTGCGCCGCTTGCCACGTTCCGCGGGTGACTCAGGAAGGCGAACGCTGGGTACAGCATTTGCACATGCTGCCCGTCGATGTCATCGGCACCGATCCGACGGCGGCGAACAACATCGCCAGCCACCGTTTCGATCTGACCGCTCTGCAATGGGACCCGGCGGAGCTCGCGCAGATGGACGTGAAATTGCACCCCGAACCAGAGGAACCGCTGGACTTGAGCCAACTGTCGGTAGCCAAGGGCCTGGCTTACGTCACTGCATTCGTCGAGAACCGCGCTTACCGCGAGGCCAAGGTCACAGCGGCGGAGAAGCCACAACTCGACGGCTTCGGCCTGCCGATCGGCGTTCGTGAAAAAGTGGCCTACAAGGCTCGGCCACTGGCGGGCGTGTGGGCGACGGCGCCGTTTCTGCATAACGGTTCGGTACCGAGCATTTATCAATTGCTCTCGCCCCAGGATGAACGCGCGACCACCTTCTACAAAGGCACGTTCGACTACGACCCGCGACACCTGGGCTATCGCACCGAAGCCTTCACCAACGCATTCCTGTTCGACACGCGCATGACCGGCAACCACAACAGCGGCCATGAATTCCGCGCCGGTGAGCGCGGCAACGGGGTGATCGGCCGGTTGTTGCAACCCGAGGAGCGCTGGGCGCTGCTGGAGTACCTGAAAGTGCTGGGCGGCCCTATGGAGGCGCAACTGCCATGA
- a CDS encoding alpha/beta hydrolase family protein: MKTALCALLLVCLTANALANDNFIGFQAFTLPDPQNDRPLEMVVWYPAATTATPQLFGDNPVFVGVLAVPNAPPTAGEHPLVVLSHGFGGNWIHQTWLASALAQKGYIVAAVNHPGTTSRDRSPQAAAQLWQRPADLSRAIDAVTAQPQQFGAVAKHRIAAVGHSLGGWTVLEIAGARFDPDRFTKDCNAHPKLASCTAYKQINPAGTPESKARLAADLSDKRVTAVVSLDLGLSRGMTDESLAALPVPILVIAAGVPSEELPAQLESADLTKRLPQASKRYVEISDASHFSFMAVCKPGAVAMLEEAVPGDGIICGDGEDGRPREVIQEQVISLIDEFLSRSL; encoded by the coding sequence TTGAAAACAGCTCTCTGCGCTCTGTTATTGGTTTGCCTGACCGCAAACGCACTCGCAAACGATAACTTTATCGGCTTCCAGGCCTTCACGCTGCCCGACCCGCAAAACGACCGCCCACTGGAAATGGTCGTCTGGTACCCCGCCGCAACCACCGCTACCCCTCAATTGTTCGGCGACAACCCAGTGTTTGTCGGCGTCCTCGCCGTGCCCAACGCGCCACCGACCGCCGGTGAACATCCATTGGTGGTGCTCTCCCACGGTTTCGGCGGTAACTGGATCCACCAGACATGGCTGGCCAGCGCACTCGCCCAGAAGGGTTACATCGTGGCAGCGGTCAACCACCCCGGCACCACCAGCCGCGACCGTAGCCCTCAAGCCGCCGCACAGCTATGGCAACGCCCCGCCGACCTAAGCCGAGCCATCGACGCGGTCACGGCTCAGCCACAACAATTCGGCGCAGTCGCCAAGCATCGAATCGCAGCAGTGGGCCACTCACTCGGAGGCTGGACCGTCCTGGAAATCGCCGGCGCACGTTTCGATCCTGACCGCTTCACCAAGGACTGCAACGCCCACCCGAAGTTGGCCAGTTGCACCGCTTACAAACAGATTAACCCCGCAGGTACCCCGGAATCGAAGGCCCGGTTGGCCGCCGACTTGAGCGATAAACGCGTCACCGCCGTTGTTTCATTGGATCTGGGCTTGTCGCGCGGGATGACCGATGAAAGCCTTGCGGCGCTGCCGGTTCCGATACTGGTGATCGCAGCGGGCGTGCCGTCTGAAGAACTTCCTGCTCAGTTGGAGTCTGCCGACTTGACCAAACGCCTGCCTCAAGCATCGAAGCGCTACGTTGAGATCAGCGATGCCAGTCACTTTAGCTTTATGGCGGTGTGCAAACCTGGAGCGGTAGCGATGCTTGAAGAAGCGGTGCCGGGTGATGGGATTATTTGTGGAGATGGGGAGGATGGGAGGCCGCGTGAGGTGATTCAGGAGCAGGTTATTTCGCTGATTGATGAGTTTCTATCGCGGTCTCTATAA
- a CDS encoding bifunctional diguanylate cyclase/phosphodiesterase, translated as MTTTEQLSALSSILTQSGLHSLFQPIISLSERRIIGYEALSRGPSNSPLHSPVALFAVARQAGRLNELEIACRESACRRFNEQQLPGKLFLNVSPESLLEAAHQPGRTLQLLQDFGIPPSQVVIELTEQTPTDDFQLLQNALHHYRAMGFSIALDDLGAGYSSLRLWSELRPDYVKIDRHFIDGIHQDALKREFVGSIMQIAKASRAQVIAEGIELPEELAVLTDMGVDLVQGYLLCRPQEHPPRDARSLMPKQDSSAVALNDEGSDLSDLLNDQPAVARDTPTATVLEAFRRQANLNSLAVLDDYGHPCGIVHRHSLSDALLKPFATDLFARKPISRLMNDDFLAVEMSQSLQQVSRLITSRARQRIEEDFIITLNGGYLGLGRVIDVLKLITELKIQQARYANPLTLLPGNVPIQQCLTRLLQQQRESVICYVDIDSFKPFNDIYGYGRGDEVLLCLAQCLNDRVDPSRDFVGHIGGDDFLLVLGPEDWRKRLNQLLDDFQSQCRRFYRSEHLEAGCFIAPNRQGVRQEFPLLSLSIGVVHLHPQACGQLDASQLAEMASQAKHHAKNVPGYSVHVIDSLVVPVPNEDLIIGQR; from the coding sequence ATGACCACTACCGAACAGCTGAGTGCGTTGAGTTCAATACTGACTCAAAGCGGTTTGCACAGCCTGTTCCAGCCAATCATTTCGCTCTCTGAACGACGAATTATCGGCTACGAAGCCCTCAGCCGCGGCCCCTCCAACAGCCCGTTGCACTCGCCTGTCGCCTTGTTCGCCGTCGCCCGTCAGGCCGGCCGTTTGAACGAGCTGGAAATTGCCTGCCGTGAGAGCGCTTGCCGACGCTTCAATGAACAGCAACTGCCCGGCAAACTCTTTCTCAACGTATCACCGGAATCCCTGCTCGAAGCGGCTCACCAACCGGGTCGTACCCTGCAACTGCTGCAGGATTTCGGCATACCGCCCAGCCAGGTGGTCATCGAACTCACCGAACAGACCCCGACCGACGATTTCCAGCTGCTGCAAAACGCCCTGCATCACTATCGGGCGATGGGCTTCTCCATTGCGCTGGATGATTTGGGAGCGGGTTATTCGAGCCTGCGCCTGTGGTCCGAGCTGCGGCCTGACTATGTGAAGATCGACCGGCACTTCATCGACGGCATTCATCAGGATGCCCTCAAACGCGAATTTGTCGGATCAATCATGCAAATCGCCAAAGCCTCTCGGGCTCAAGTGATTGCTGAAGGTATCGAGCTGCCGGAGGAACTCGCGGTGTTGACCGATATGGGCGTCGATCTGGTCCAGGGCTATTTGCTCTGTCGGCCCCAGGAACATCCGCCAAGGGATGCTCGAAGCCTGATGCCCAAGCAGGACAGCTCCGCCGTGGCGCTGAACGACGAAGGCAGCGACCTCAGCGACCTTTTGAACGATCAGCCAGCGGTCGCGCGCGATACGCCGACAGCGACGGTACTGGAAGCCTTCCGCCGCCAGGCCAACCTGAACTCGCTGGCGGTGCTCGACGACTACGGCCATCCCTGCGGCATCGTTCACAGGCATTCGCTCTCTGACGCGCTGCTCAAACCCTTTGCCACCGACCTGTTCGCCCGCAAGCCGATCAGCCGGCTGATGAATGACGACTTCCTCGCCGTCGAGATGAGCCAGTCGCTGCAACAGGTCAGCCGCCTGATCACCAGCCGCGCCCGACAACGCATTGAAGAAGACTTCATCATTACCCTGAACGGCGGGTATCTGGGGTTGGGCCGGGTGATCGATGTACTGAAGCTGATTACCGAACTGAAGATCCAGCAGGCCCGCTACGCCAATCCGCTGACCCTGCTGCCCGGCAACGTGCCGATCCAGCAGTGCCTGACGCGCCTGCTGCAACAGCAACGGGAATCGGTGATCTGCTACGTGGACATCGACAGTTTCAAACCCTTCAACGACATTTACGGCTACGGCCGTGGGGACGAAGTCCTGCTGTGCCTGGCGCAATGTCTGAATGACCGCGTCGACCCTTCCCGCGACTTTGTCGGCCATATCGGCGGTGACGATTTCCTGCTGGTGCTCGGGCCGGAAGACTGGCGCAAACGTTTGAACCAGTTGCTCGACGATTTCCAGAGCCAGTGCCGGCGCTTCTACCGCAGCGAACACCTGGAGGCCGGCTGCTTCATCGCCCCGAACCGTCAGGGTGTGCGGCAGGAGTTTCCGCTGCTGTCACTGTCGATCGGCGTGGTGCATTTACATCCACAGGCCTGTGGACAACTCGATGCGAGCCAGTTGGCCGAAATGGCGTCACAGGCCAAGCATCACGCGAAGAATGTGCCGGGGTATAGCGTGCATGTGATTGATAGTTTGGTGGTGCCGGTGCCAAACGAGGATTTGATCATTGGGCAGCGGTGA
- a CDS encoding FKBP-type peptidyl-prolyl cis-trans isomerase, translating to MKQHRLAAAVALVSLVLAGCDSQTSVELKTPAQKASYGIGLNMGKSLAQEGMDDLDSKAVAQGIEDAVGKKEQKLKDEELVEAFAALQKRAEERMAKMSEESAAAGKKFLEDNAKKAGVTTTASGLQYEVVKKADGAQPKPTDVVTVHYTGTLTNGTVFDSSVERGSPIDLPVSGVIPGWVEGLQLMHVGEKYKLYIPSELAYGAQSPSPAIPANSVLVFDLELLAIKDPAKQDDAAK from the coding sequence ATGAAACAGCATCGGTTGGCGGCGGCGGTGGCCCTGGTTAGCCTGGTACTTGCGGGTTGTGATTCGCAGACCAGCGTAGAGCTGAAAACCCCGGCGCAAAAAGCTTCCTACGGGATTGGCCTGAACATGGGCAAGAGCCTGGCTCAGGAAGGCATGGATGATCTCGACTCCAAAGCCGTAGCCCAAGGCATCGAAGATGCCGTCGGCAAGAAAGAACAGAAGCTGAAGGATGAAGAACTGGTCGAAGCTTTCGCCGCACTGCAAAAGCGCGCTGAAGAACGCATGGCCAAAATGAGCGAAGAGTCGGCAGCTGCCGGCAAGAAATTCCTCGAAGACAACGCCAAGAAAGCCGGTGTCACCACCACTGCTTCGGGCCTGCAATACGAAGTGGTCAAAAAAGCTGATGGCGCACAGCCTAAGCCGACCGACGTAGTGACTGTCCACTACACTGGCACCCTGACCAACGGCACCGTCTTCGACAGCTCCGTCGAGCGCGGTAGCCCGATCGATCTGCCAGTCAGCGGTGTGATCCCGGGTTGGGTCGAAGGCCTGCAACTGATGCACGTTGGCGAGAAGTACAAACTGTACATCCCTAGCGAACTGGCTTACGGCGCCCAAAGCCCAAGCCCGGCGATTCCAGCCAACTCGGTGCTGGTATTCGACCTGGAACTGCTGGCGATCAAGGATCCAGCCAAGCAAGACGACGCCGCGAAGTAA
- a CDS encoding bile acid:sodium symporter family protein, with protein MRALAALSRFVGNTFAYWVLIFAVVAFLQPAWFIGLKGAIVPLLGLVMFGMGLTLKLEDFAEVARHPWRVALGVVAHFVIMPGVAWLLCQVFHLPPEIAVGVILVGCCPSGTSSNVMTWLARGDLALSVAIAAVTTLLAPLLTPALIWLLASAWLPVSFMELFWSILQVVLLPIVLGVVAQRLLGARVRHAVDVLPLVSVVSIVIIVTAVVAASQAKIAESGLLIMAVVMLHNSFGYLLGYFTGRLFKLPLAQRKSLALEVGMQNSGLGAALASAHFSPLAAVPSALFSVWHNISGALLSTYFRRMSEKEDRETAARQATE; from the coding sequence ATGCGTGCACTGGCTGCATTGAGTCGTTTTGTCGGCAACACCTTCGCTTACTGGGTTCTGATTTTCGCCGTCGTGGCTTTCCTGCAACCGGCGTGGTTCATCGGTCTGAAAGGCGCCATCGTCCCGTTGCTGGGGCTGGTGATGTTCGGCATGGGCCTGACCCTCAAACTCGAAGACTTCGCCGAAGTCGCTCGCCATCCGTGGCGTGTGGCGCTGGGCGTCGTTGCGCATTTCGTGATCATGCCCGGTGTGGCGTGGTTACTCTGCCAGGTTTTCCACTTGCCGCCGGAAATTGCCGTCGGCGTCATTCTCGTCGGCTGCTGCCCGAGCGGCACCTCGTCGAACGTGATGACCTGGCTCGCCCGCGGAGATCTGGCGCTGTCGGTGGCCATCGCCGCCGTCACAACCCTCCTCGCTCCGCTGCTGACCCCGGCGTTGATCTGGCTGCTGGCTTCGGCCTGGTTGCCGGTATCGTTCATGGAGTTGTTCTGGTCGATCCTGCAAGTGGTGCTGCTGCCCATCGTGCTCGGCGTGGTCGCTCAGCGCCTGCTCGGTGCTCGGGTTCGCCACGCGGTGGACGTGTTGCCGCTGGTTTCCGTGGTCAGCATCGTGATCATCGTCACCGCTGTCGTCGCTGCCAGCCAGGCGAAAATCGCCGAGTCCGGCCTGCTGATCATGGCCGTGGTGATGCTGCACAACAGCTTCGGTTATCTGCTCGGGTACTTCACCGGGCGTCTGTTCAAGCTGCCATTGGCCCAACGAAAATCCCTGGCACTGGAAGTCGGCATGCAGAACTCGGGTTTGGGCGCCGCGCTGGCCAGCGCGCACTTCTCACCGCTGGCAGCGGTGCCGAGCGCGTTGTTCAGTGTATGGCACAATATTTCCGGGGCACTGCTTTCGACGTACTTCCGCCGGATGAGCGAGAAAGAAGATCGGGAAACAGCGGCTCGGCAAGCGACTGAGTAA
- the sugE gene encoding quaternary ammonium compound efflux SMR transporter SugE translates to MSWVILFFAGLFEVGWAVGLKYTDGFSRPLPTALTVAAMAISLGLLGLAMKELPLGTAYAIWTGVGAVGTVIAGIILFGESMALFRLASVALIIAGLIGLKVST, encoded by the coding sequence ATGTCCTGGGTCATTCTGTTTTTCGCCGGCCTGTTCGAAGTAGGCTGGGCTGTCGGCCTGAAATACACCGATGGTTTCAGCCGCCCTCTTCCCACCGCACTGACCGTCGCCGCCATGGCCATCAGCCTTGGTCTGCTTGGCCTTGCCATGAAGGAACTGCCGCTGGGCACCGCCTATGCAATCTGGACAGGCGTGGGCGCGGTCGGCACGGTCATCGCCGGGATCATTCTGTTTGGTGAATCCATGGCGCTGTTCAGGCTCGCCAGTGTGGCATTGATCATTGCCGGGTTGATTGGACTGAAAGTCAGCACCTAG